In Haliotis asinina isolate JCU_RB_2024 chromosome 15, JCU_Hal_asi_v2, whole genome shotgun sequence, one DNA window encodes the following:
- the LOC137265382 gene encoding uncharacterized protein — translation MNCSSLSEVSSLHDAADSPSTDISRLLNPSLSDDKADQISSDIGLDFGESSKFDPDSVLGSSYSLVREGDDADDLELSITPNFETGLSCSPPSCFDNVSVSSASAISASNNSLPISVTSAIPSLTAASTGASSHGHVPGVQLLSPLNSGPVVIGNMTAQTLVSAVLNAKKSESSQSGMSSVSVTPAAAGIWVLNTPPISINPDILNLVKQVTLPSSVHTMATASGQDVVKVGSADTCKSSTSHTDSVTVPMPSSYCQTSLGSSLLGKEHSNKDGIHFPFGASGSSKTVANMTDASEVSSALHEGTHMVLKSQDTHEANPTSFLRLEDILMKNNSSGSTNLIQTEIPRVVSDSDIDKSSVKRMVLSKSEGSESSSFSELFSFQDLPSNAGVTQTKQLSDCLPLTSLLTLTPDQPILQCSSSEELQEIEDRASSKEAQKENPNDTKELSRTVEMRKHCAPSTLIIEGLQEGSRLVKELPSHKVPILPKDMDGKEVKVTVPITCEEKSTPVLVHLIRNSAFSSKDVLYCQNITTTLTEDLGHEITDVDLDDSVDDSLNTDAVDMKDEKGDGQRHGKEEPPLQLADIVPQTSPPRKKYKRVVDKEKVFKCDLCSAQFDVLGNYTRHRKIHKVNNENKYKCPTCERSFIQRCDMKRHMLIHTKQEPHKCQVCGKGYIRKSDLVVHMRFHSKDRPFKCTQCSKDYYQSGDLKRHIRAVHSQESMLSCGHCRRQYAKEATLIRHMQTQHKDIILKSLNQKLADEKNKEDSSMEQDDSVESSS, via the exons ATGAACTGCAGCAGTTTGTCAGAGGTGTCCAGTCTCCATGATGCTGCTGACAGTCCATCAACTGACATCTCGAGGCTGCTTAATCCATCCCTGTCTGATGACAAGGCAGACCAGATCTCTTCAGATATTGGCTTGGACTTTGGTGAATCCTCAAAGTTTGACCCAGATTCAGTGTTAGGATCCTCCTATTCGTTGGTGAGAGAAGGTGACGACGCAGATGACCTTGAACTATCAATAACTCCAAATTTTGAGACAGGTCTGTCGTGTAGCCCACCATCTTGTTTTGACAATGTGTCTGTCTCATCAGCTTCAGCTATTTCAGCCAGTAATAATTCCTTGCCGATATCTGTCACATCAGCCATCCCATCATTGACAGCTGCCTCAACAGGAGCCTCCAGCCATGGTCATGTACCTGGAGTCCAGCTTCTCAGTCCTCTCAATTCTGGACCAGTCGTGATAGGCAACATGACAGCACAGACTCTAGTGTCCGCAGTGCTAAATGCCAAGAAGTCTGAGTCTTCACAGTCAGGGATGAGCTCTGTATCTGTAACGCCGGCAGCGGCAGGAATCTGGGTGCTGAACACTCCACCAATCAGCATCAACCCAGATATTCTCAATCTTGTGAAGCAGGTCACGCTACCATCATCTGTGCACACAATGGCTACTGCTTCGGGGCAGGATGTGGTTAAGGTGGGTTCAGCTGACACCTGCAAGAGTAGTACATCCCACACGGATTCTGTGACTGTACCGATGCCTTCATCTTATTGCCAGACCTCTCTCGGTAGTAGTCTGCTTGGTAAAGAACACTCAAATAAGGATGGGATACATTTTCCATTTGGGGCTTCAGGTTCTTCTAAAACTGTTGCCAACATGACAGATGCTTCTGAGGTGTCAAGTGCACTACATGAGGGGACACACATGGTGTTGAAGTCGCAAGACACACATGAAGCTAATCCTACCTCGTTCCTAAGGTTAGAAGACATtctaatgaaaaacaattcctCAGGCTCAACAAACTTAATTCAAACAGAAATACCTCGGGTTGTCTCAGACAGTGACATAGACAAAAGCTCAGTGAAACGTATGGTTCTTTCAAAATCTGAAGGTTCAGAGTCCAGTTCGTTTTCAGAGCTGTTTAGTTTTCAGGACTTGCCGTCAAATGCAGGagtcacacaaacaaaacagctcTCAGACTGCCTCCCTCTGACCAGCCTACTGACTCTAACCCCAGATCAGCCAATACTCCAGTGCTCATCATCCGAGGAGCTTCAGGAGATTGAGGACAGGGCATCATCAAAAGAAGCACAGAAAGAAAATCCAAATGATACCAAAGAACTTTCAAGAACAGTTGAGATGAGGAAACACTGTGCTCCTTCAACTCTGATAATTGAGGGACTGCAGGAAGGGTCGAGACTGGTGAAGGAACTACCATCTCATAAAGTTCCGATTCTGCCAAAAGATATGGATGGCAAAGAGGTAAAAGTTACTGTGCCCATCACTTGTGAGGAGAAATCAACACCAGTGTTAGTTCATCTTATTCGAAATAGTGCGTTTTCCAGCAAAGATGTGTTGTATTGTCAGAACATCACAACAACTCTGACGGAAGACCTCGGCCATGAGATTACAGATGTTGATCTTGATGACTCCGTGGATGACTCGTTAAATACAGATGCTGTTGATATGAAGGATGAGAAGGGGGATGGGCAGAGACATGGCAAAGAGGAGCCACCTCTTCAGTTAGCTGACATTGTCCCACAAACTTCACCACCAAGGAAAAAGTATAAACGAGTTGTGGATAAGGAGAAAGTCTTCAAGTGTGACTTGTGTAGTGCGCAGTTTGATGTTCTTGGGAATTACACACGGCATCGGAAAATCCACAAAGTTAACAATGAG AACAAGTACAAGTGTCCGACCTGTGAGCGGAGCTTCATCCAGAGGTGTGACATGAAGAGACATATGCTGATTCACACAAAACAGGAGCCTCACAAGTGTCAAGTGTGTGGCAAGG GCTATATCCGGAAGAGTGACCTGGTTGTGCACATGCGGTTCCACAGCAAAGATCGACCATTCAAGTGTACTCAGTGCTCAAAAGACTACTACCAATCAG GTGATTTAAAACGTCACATCCGGGCAGTACACAGCCAAGAGAGCATGTTATCATGCGGTCACTGTCGTCGACAATACGCGAAGGAAGCGACGTTGATCCGTCACATGCAGACACAGCACAAAGACATCATCTTGAAGTCACTCAATCAGAAACTGGCAGACGAGAA GAATAAAGAAGACAGTTCCATGGAACAAGATGATTCTGTGGAAAGCAGCAGTTGA